A window of Magallana gigas chromosome 8, xbMagGiga1.1, whole genome shotgun sequence genomic DNA:
GAGATGTGTTTATCGCTACTGGTGTGATATATTTCATATTCGGTATCATTGGGAAGATTTCAGCCGTTTTCCTTACCATTCCTTATCCAGTCTTAGGCGGAGCGCTCATTGTGATGTTTGGAATGTTCAACGGTGTCGTTCTATCGAACTTGCAAGTTGTCTCCCTTAGCTCAACCAGAAATCTTGCCATTATGGGAACAGCTATCTTGTTTGGTTTCATGATTCCGTATTGGTTGGAGACAAATCCTGATGCTATTCAAACAGGTGtcatgttttcaaagtattaaaatcaaatgagAGAAGACAACAGCAATAGAAACACATTTTCTAAGTACTGACTGGGTTTggttttattgattattattaattttgaaaccAACGATATGTAAATtcgcatggcaagtagtttcttagCTGTGTTTGAGAAAATACGCacattgtttatcaaaaatttatctaaTACGACTTGTCAGGCAAATCCAAGCTATAGACGGAAAACCCTATATTAATCATGTTATGTAATATTCAATACGCAAGTATTTTTTCTATCTTTAGATTAAATTGTCTGCTCTTAATTGGTTCCAAACGCTACCACTGTAGAAATGGCGCTTTTGTAATTAATGACAGTGAAACCAGTCCTATTGAGCTCTTGTGTAGGAATATACgactacaaaatatataaattgttcctacttttcaaaatataactattttcaaggtatttataaataaggttctctgaaaaaaaaatcctctgaTTACTTAACATCGAATTCATCgagtattttcatgaaaaaaagacatgataataattatttgatacGTATATATGTTTAGGATCAGTAACCAGTGATGGCGTGATCAAAATGCTGCTTGTTAACCCCAACCTGTGCGCGGGTGTTGTTGCCTGCTTTCTGGACAATACAGTCAAAGGTTGCTTTTTTTAATCTCTCATATTTCATAGATATTGCATTTATTGAATGATAGCTGTTTACGagggtatttttatttttttaattttctattctATATCTAAATGAGAATATATTtgatcttaaaggggcatggtcaaattctatttttctttttttattaattacaatgcatttctaatgataaaatgaaatgtcaGAGTTAATCgcagagttataagcaagatacagggctctcAATTcttttcatgtaaacaaggctcgtgcccagTTTTTgattacattggttcaatataccagtaaaaaatctttttcaacctgatttgtctatctttatattaattttaagcataattAAACAGTTGcttatgtttaacacatttattttaggtctgaaattagaattttcacttcaaaattcaaaatgtaaacagacggtttgtttacatagcaaagaatttcaagctgtgtaatttgcttataactcaacgaaaaacactcaaattttggttgcctattaagaatgccttactgaagcatggtaaaaattaaaataggaaaaattatttttgaccaaaatcgtgaccatgcctcgTTAAGATAACAAAACAAAGTGACATTAGATATAAACAATGTATGTTTATATGTATGCATGTCAAAACTTCataatgataaatgaaataaagctggattcattaaaattcaaaacgcaAACAAAACTATATCTTAGGATTTagaatacttttatttttttaaagtttgttattTATAAAGGCATCTATAACACGCACCAAAActctttttatgtttttaaaaacgaTTGTAATGCATTTTGTATGGctaataattatgtttctcTTGAAACGGTAAGAGAAATTACTTAATTtgaccgatttttttttattgaacattaCCTCTATCTGAATGCATGGCAATTCCAtgattatttgtatatttgtttaaatgcagGTACTTTGAAAGAAAGAGGAATTGAGGCATGGCAGATAATGATCGACGACAAAGCAGACAATATGAAAGAATTTGATGGTGACGTCACGATCTATGACATCCCTCTCCCACGATATCTAAAAAAATCCAAAGTCTTCCGGCGTTTACCATTTATTCCTCCTGTTCGTGAATAATTGCcatgtaatttttctattgttttcattCGATGAATTATCGAATTCAGGCATCGATAATTTCGATGCGATGTTTTGAACAAACAATTTATAcagtaggtacatgtacatgtgtaaatacCCATAAATGCTTGCTTGAaccaatcaaagtactgaagtacggacgggagttgattttatcgatcatcatttattttaaaatcaatttatcttgcatggcaattagtttctagtttgtatttgaattacgcacttttttataatacgaatttttagacttttcagacaagaatttcgagaaaccccatatgaatcatgttgtgtaatacttaaagatagatttcaactactagtatgtattagttatcgaaacaattctaaaaattgtatggatccaagcactattgatatcgaactctagtctcgtttaactagAAGCTCGGCTGtttccgttaatatccgacaagcaagagagccccctctctgcttgtcgcagatttacggagacagacGAGCGTCTGGTTGGACGAGACTCTAttaactctagcgtaggaatacatgagactacaaaaatatctaaattgttcgtagtatataaaatttgacttttaTTAAGGTGTTTATAGatatgtttccttgaaaatCAATGCttcatcatatatttttttttgtttctattattttcaagaacttagtcttgtcagcggtgatgatttgtgcttaggtccaaacactgtttcactttcggtttgccagagtaactgcataggagagttgaaaATCAACTTCCAATAATTATTCTTTCCTgtcagtaaataaaaataaactctGGTCAGTTCTTTGAGAACTTTGATTTGTGATGCTTTAACTGGGTTGGAAAATATGATGAAACAGCTTACAAAGGCGAGCAGTACAGGCCTCACAGCAAGCTATCTACATTTACAACGAAAACAAATATTCTGATAGACTGAGAATATTcaatatcttttcaaaaactgcatgatttaaaatcaaaatttttgcaaaaaaccCCTTATCATATTGCTTATTCAGTGTgtccaattttcaatattagaaatatttatgacattgcatttatatatttacGTGGATTCTCTGATAACAGAACAGTGTATCTGAATAAAACCAATCATTGGATTTATGGCTTAAGTTTCAtaatttttgtatgaaaatttagATGCTTATTATTGGTTTCTTACCCTATAGGCCTGGCTCCGTCGTCACCAATTTTCCTCAAATCGatactcagcctcaaatctgaggtttgacctcaagtttatgcacttttctttaCCGGATTTTAGTGGAGGAATGAGTTgagggatttgaaaattttggtgacggtggAGCCTGAAATACCTTTCTTAAGTTTAAGTGCACAAAATATGATGCAATGATACGACGTGAACGTGGGTATACATAAAGATAGATTACAGGTATATGTAGCCCAGCGTTTCTGTAACCGATCTACATTTCATGCCTATGCATTAAACATGGAGAAGCTCATAGGCCGACTTTTAAAAGACACATTCATCCATCATCATTGAATGTATCATCGAAGAGAAATCAAGATATAGATTTTTGtgaattgaaaagaaaatggGTACCGCAGAAGAAAATGGGCTTGAAGCAAAATATGAGCAAGACAATTACGTTGAAAATGGAACCGGGTTTGAAACGAAGAAAATGATTaaagatgaagaaaaaaataatctggTTGTTGAGATTGAAACAGATCCGAAGCAGCATATCTTGTATAAGGCAGGGGATCACCCACCGATTTATCTAACCATTTTCTGTGGTTTTCaggtaatatttctttttttggtcCACCGGTATCTGTATCATTTAGTTATTGTATATTGTAAAGAAAACTAGGATTAAATGCACCGATGCATAGTAACAGAGTTTGCAAtgctgtagaagcagaaatattcgttgagaattttatttcgttattttcgttagCAGTATAATCAACGAAActaaatccatgacgaatttttaaccaaagtattaattaatacaaagaaattacgatatgacgaaattaaatgccaacggaattttatttgttacaaaaacaacgaaattttgacccaacgaaagtatgtgcttctacagtatgtaTCTAGCCGTAAGTAACGTCAAGTAATAATTACGACCTATTCCATACTGACGGTTAAcactaaaaaatcaaagtactgaagtactgaaagccgggctcttttgttgtgtctttatgcatattgtgtagtaaagactgaaaatctctctctctctctctctctctctctctctctctctctcattcatgcttttaatgtcggcaaagcatcagagagcgaccaaattttgtaagcggctataaacaaaaaatatgtctgtctagtagaagttaaacaatttaacagttgctgccttgaattttgcaacaagcattatatattcaatccgcGCAGTAAAGTaattcatggaaattcatgcgcattgtatgtgtccaaaatgcatagtaatgttttaaaaacacgttattaataagaaaactaaaaaagatagacaattcattcgaaatttaaaaagaaagaaacaaaatgccaacacttttgacaaaacgtggctcttgtgtaactatttggtattgcggaagctttaccttgacgctgtttggttttttgtttatttgtgctatttatagtaacattggcgatttgcctgcctatagccaggactctgctttcagcagagcctgGCTAAAAAATGGGTGAATAAAACGTGTAAAATGCCTACATAAGGACAGATAAGATactgtaaaattatcaacaaatctgatacctttttaaagctattaataacaatgtatatttaacattaCATCTATTAGTAatctttaaatatgttaaatacgTTGGAATATGTTGCTTTAAACCAGAGTATGCGTGTTAAAACTTCCATCTATCAAACCGATTTTTAATAGCagcaagtattccttttaaaggaatgattgACATGAAATAGCAAGGCATgagtaatattttctttaagcGGAcgaatttactttttttacgCATTTGTGAAGAAAAACAGGATTTGAATCAGTTTTTATATAACtgcataaatgttttattttcaaggcaaaTGGATAAAATCAACGTTTTTAGTAATCTACgtgtaattaaagatttaaatgagATTTCCAttccataatttaaaaaaaagtagtgCAAGGTCTAAGACGTGTGAAAATAGTAAAATTTGCTGAATGCCTCAcatggacacaactgtgatcggtCAAAGCTGATCACAAAatcgtggagagatgacccactgtactttaaaaatgtcattttgtatatcATGCAGCAATTGAACGTATTAGAAAAGTAATACAAGTCTTATTGCCCTATCTTCTTGTGGTATGAAATTAAAGCTTTGAAGGTTGTTGTTAAATCTTTATTCTCAGAATGAGACAGATACATAGAGTTATCAATAGAGACCCCGTACATAAATTTGTGTACAGaatttaataaatctttaaaattgtcaGCTTGGTTTTATGTCAAACGAATGCTGaacgtcatgattatttcatcaATAGGAAGACAGAATCAACagatagaataaaaaaaactaatattgTCATCAGCAGGACCCAATTTTAGACAATGAACAATTAAAAGAGTGCTGAAATAGGatgataaaattcttttattttcgGTCATTTTCCACCATAAAATTTGCTGAACAAGTAAGAACtttaaaaaccaataaaaaaaagtccCTGTTTACTTGAGGTGCAAGTATAAAGTCTTTTTGGTGATTAAGGTggctttaaagggacttggacacgatttgatctcaatttttttaaattattgttatgTCTAGAATTGTTAATATAGATGTTTTCAATACTTAGACAAAATATAAAAGTCAAATATCGAGTTACAGAGGTTagaattctttattttgtaaacaaagctccaGTTTAGTTGAAGTTCACATTCAGTTGTTGTATTGATATCAGTTTCAATCTAGTGTTGATGTTTGTTGtgatttaattgtttatgaACCCATTGAATCCGTCTATCTTGTTTCcacaagttattttgataaagaaatggcaatttctttactctacagtatttgtaaacaaacataagactcgagctttgtttacataaccacaacttctttcctctgtatctcgcttgtaacatgACTTCTAAGATTCAAATTTAAGTGAATCATTCACAATGCAAAGTAaacaaatttatacatagaaatcaaaaataaattttcatttgtatcaTTTCGTGTCCAGGTCCCTTTAAGCATTTATCCAAATTGTcagatcgctttaaaaaatacaattgatttgcagaaaaataaacttttcacttaatattttattaatatatattgtaaacttaatgtattaacattatatTGTTCTACAGCACACTCTTGTCTCGCTTTCCGGTGTGATGGCAGTTTCTCTTTTGGTCTCGGACGTCACCTGTGCAAATCTGGATGACGACATCAAGTCCACCCTTCTTAGTTCTACATTGTTGATGTCAGGAGTTTGTACAATTATGATGAGCCTTATGGGTTcaaggtaaaaataaatatctctctctttctctctctctctttctctctctttctctctcttctctctctctctctctctctctctctctctctctctctctctctctctctctctctctctctctctctctctctctctctctctctctctatcgtTTAACAACATGACAAGGATCTCATTTATATATTGACAGACTTCCCCTGTTTCAAGGAGCTGCTGGAGATTTTCTTATTCCTTTGCTTGCAATGCAAGTTTTGGATAAATCGAAGTGTGATTTTCCACAAAGTTTTGATACAGGTTAAACTATACTTCTAAACATAAATACAAGTACTATAATATATAATCgttctttattttattctttcatttttgtattcaaacatatttattaaattatgtaACATCTATTGTTTTCTCGAAAATATTAATAACCCGAAAATGAAACTTTGCACAAAAGACTGTACTACTGCatcagttttatttcatattgtCAACTTAATTCTAGACACAAACTCTACAATAACGAATACTTCCGGTATACCTCTTGCAGACCAAAAACTCTTTGTATTAAACAACATTCGAGAGGTAAGCAGTTTTCAAGTAGTTGTGTACTTAATTCGGGATGAAAACACAGtaataaatatagaaataatttacatgtatttcaaatgaatttgTTAAGTTTTGCATATCTGTTGATTTTCATTTATCTGTTATCGGAAAACTTTTATGTGAAGATAAGGCTTGATGAAAATATGTATTGCACATGTTTTCACTACTGTTCCATTCCAAAACAAATAATGTTTACTGTTTCACTTTTATCAACTTCAGCTTCAAGGCAGCTTAATAGCTGCAGGGACTTTCCAGTTTCTTATTGGAGCAACGGGATTGGTCAGCCTCCTTTTGAAATTCATCGGACCAATCACAATCGTTCCAACACTTTTTCTAAGCTGTGTTTTTATCGTGAGAGCATGCGTTAAATTTGCATCTGTTAATTGGGGCATTGCGTTAATgtaagtaaaacaaaatacacaattttacATGATTTCGAAATCAGTTGACGATTACGCGACCATTTGTTTGATTAATACTAGAAAGTCACTGactaaaaatgtaatattgttgAAGGGTAACAGCCGTGTCCCTGATACTGTCGCTCTATCTAAGCCATCACAACACCCCAATTCCGATGTGGACGAGAAAGAGAGGCTTTCATATCATGTGGTTTCCGTTACACCAAGTGTATTCGGTgtgtataaataaatttaaaagaaccgccatattattttcaaaaacatttatgaaaaatatgttaatCGATGAATTCTAATTAATGGATCGACAAGACCTGGCGAGCggaaaataaacaagaaaaacaattcatttcTCATGATTTACCTATTACTTTAAATCGTCTCCATTGTGTCACATCTTGTGTTACGTAAATAGCATTACTCATACTTTTGTACATGCACCTATACTTGTGTTTATATGCAGATCCTTATTGGGATCCTAGTTGGTTGGTTTGTGTGTGGTGTAATGACAGCAGCAGGTGCGTTTAGTCCTGATGACAAGTTGGCGAGAACAGACACTGGCCTAGACGCTATCAGAAAAGCTGATTGGTTTCGGCTACCATATCCAGGTCTTGTTTTCTGCTAATAAAGTATAACTATAATATGAAACAGTTTTAgccatttttaaagcattttttatgattcacatttgctttaaaaactgttttacaTAGCATTAAAATTGACTGATATCTGCAAACTTTTCAGGTCAGTTTGGTTCTATTTCGTTCAGCACGAGCGTCTTTGTGGGATTTTTGATAGGAACTGTTACCTCTATACTTGATTCTATTGGGGACTATTATGCATGCGCAAAGATGTGCAATCTTCCTCCCCCACCAGCACATAGTGTTAATCGAGGAATAGCCATTGAGGGGTTCTGTAGTCTGATAGCGGGTTTCGTCGGATGTGGACATGCAACGACAACGTATGGAGGAAACATTGGCGCAATCGGCGTAACAAAGGTACACAATTAATCAAATCATACATTAAAGTTTCTTCCTTATCAggggctcgtaacataaaggGTACTTAAGTCTAAGACAGTGCTTAAGCAGGACTTATGTACATTCCTAGACTTAAGTCCATACCTAGAAGAGTGCTTAGCTAGGACAATTTACCTAAAACTTAGGCGGCCGGTAGAGGTGACTTAAGTATGTCTTAAGTATTGTTTTTACTCATTTAAAAGCATTTGATTGCAGAGTATTAATCACATGTTTACACAGAATCAATATCTTAATATTCAccaatataaaaattttgatttgattgatttaaatattaacaGTGGTCGTAGTGATCTGTAACATTTTCTATATACTGGTAGTATTCAAGTGGGCTGCTGAATAGGTTGTAAACAAGTAATGGTCGGTTTACAAGAAGTCACTGTATATATAAAGTCGCGAAACTTGAGGAATTAAAAAAGGACTTTTAAAGACAGAAAAACCCTCGGtgatttttaagaaaacgaTTGCCTCTTTCAATATATCGGCATAATAACGAAATTATACCCAGAGTAGGTAAATTGCCTTATTGGTGAGGTAAGATGtagaacaaaagataaaaagaaatccaCTATATAATCATATCAAGTTCTAATGGCGTCGCGATATTACGCCACAGGCACTCTTCGAGAAGGACTAAAATAGTGAATATTcgttaaaacaaagaaagaacaACAATAGACTGAATACATTGCTAAGATCCATCGCTTTgagctttttaaaattttaggaaCATGTGTATGTATACTCATGCCACCTTGAATGTTGTGtctatacatttacatttacccCATTTAATATCAAAGATGTCATGCACGtgtatctataaaaatatatttttttaaccatgcatttaaattcgacaaaagaaatgaaaatcacgtttttacttttaacataaACATTACTTAGCTAAGACATTGCTAAGTTTGCTTTATGCGGTATAAGACTTACTTAAGCAGGACTTATGTAGGTCCTAAGATTCGGCCTAAGTCCTACCTATGACCGTACTTTAGTCAAAATCTTAGCAtgctttatgttacgagccccAGCAGCTGATTATGTCCTCACAATTAATGCTTTGTTTCTGTCCTTAAATACATATAAGATATGTATGCTTAGAGTTCATGAGGTACATATAAATAGCAGTCAGATTATAATGTGAAAAGATAAAATTAGAAGAAATAAGGGggtaaaaattctaaatttagttttaagtttacttcaaaactttgaaaacaatttttaattagaaGAAAAAAGGGAATAACATTtgtctttaaataaaatataatatttaaactaCGGTATGTATAATATAACGATCAATGTAAAGTgtatattttttgcaataaCAATTGCTTAATAAGTATTCTGTATTAAAGAAGTTCGCTCCTTAGGTTATGGGTAggcattttgggtcacctctagtccGAAAATTCAGCATCACACATTAACTCTAGTAGTAtacttatattttacaatgccaaataaactttattgaataaaattgtttttaaaaaattacatttttacagagtttagtaataggctatattttgtggcggaaggttttcaagaaggaaatgaaaaGGTTTCATAAATCAATAGTTTTACTATTActttagcttcctaattttcagcgcagaccAAACTTCTAGCTAGTTTGTGTATTATGATTTATTAATGTGATCAtgaaaacatattaaaacaatattttgatatttctatcgatatattttggcatatttaacttatatttcatagaagttaaaaaaaaattaactccaattGTGTCccaaaattagcttatttcatgctatatctcaattttttttagatgtgacccctacttggtttctttcaaatgagacatttaatgtatgtctatttgtatgcaaagttttggaaagatgacattacattacatttattttttttatttgattactccaaaattttgtaacatctgCTGTTGTGTTCACTATGTACTGGCCTATGAAGCCACCATTtaagcaagaatttttaaactttgactgtaattttcttttattgtcactacatgtgttcaacttcattCTGTTTAAAATTCGTAACTAAATAatgttcaaactataaatatttgatttatttctttaaattttcaggctcaatttcaaattttagttaaaaaatttcaggaaaactATCTTTTCTGGTTGGGGCCCTATATTTCCAATAAATGGCATGTGATatgggtcacaaataaaataaatgaacattttaggcctccatctttatatccaagtggTTTTCGAATGATTGACACTTGACATTACTATTAAATGCTTTTTCATCTTCTTCGTAGGTAGCCAGTAGAGATGTGTTTATAACTACTGGTgtcatatatttcatattcGGTATCATTGGCAAGATCTCAGCCGTCTTCCTTACCATTCCTTATCCAGTATTAGGCGGAGCGCTCATTGTGATGTTTGGAATGTTCAACGGTGTCGTTCTGTCAAACCTACAAGTTGTTTCCCTTAGCTCAACCAGAAATCTCGCAATCATTGGAACCGCCATCTTGTTTGGTCTCATGATTCCATATTGGTTGGAGACCAATCCTGATGTTATTCAAACAGGTTTCTTTCCTTTTgagaataaacaaacaaatgccAGTTCGACTAAATATGACTAAAATAGGATACAAAAGTACCcttgaaaatgtatttaatttagtTATCAAATCTCGTCTTGTTTTGGAGGCCTCCCAACTGCAACAGGTTTGGCAAGAATAGAGGCACTGTTATACTACTAATATATTCGTGAAATACACAATTTATTCTTGAGATTCACATTCAATTTGACAATAATTTTATGGAACCATTTTTTGTTAGGTTCAGCCGCAAGTGATGGCGTAATAAAAATGCTACTTGTTAATCCCAACCTGTGCGGAGGAGTTGTTGCCTGCTTTTTGGACAATACAGTGAGA
This region includes:
- the LOC105333806 gene encoding solute carrier family 23 member 2 yields the protein MGTAEENGLEAKYEQDNYVENGTGFETKKMIKDEEKNNLVVEIETDPKQHILYKAGDHPPIYLTIFCGFQHTLVSLSGVMAVSLLVSDVTCANLDDDIKSTLLSSTLLMSGVCTIMMSLMGSRLPLFQGAAGDFLIPLLAMQVLDKSKCDFPQSFDTDTNSTITNTSGIPLADQKLFVLNNIRELQGSLIAAGTFQFLIGATGLVSLLLKFIGPITIVPTLFLSCVFIVRACVKFASVNWGIALMVTAVSLILSLYLSHHNTPIPMWTRKRGFHIMWFPLHQVYSILIGILVGWFVCGVMTAAGAFSPDDKLARTDTGLDAIRKADWFRLPYPGQFGSISFSTSVFVGFLIGTVTSILDSIGDYYACAKMCNLPPPPAHSVNRGIAIEGFCSLIAGFVGCGHATTTYGGNIGAIGVTKVASRDVFITTGVIYFIFGIIGKISAVFLTIPYPVLGGALIVMFGMFNGVVLSNLQVVSLSSTRNLAIIGTAILFGLMIPYWLETNPDVIQTGSAASDGVIKMLLVNPNLCGGVVACFLDNTVRGTLKERGIEAWQKMIDDKVDDMEEFDGDVTIYDIPLPQFLKRSKLFRRLPFIPPVRD